The segment TCGCTGGTCCAGGACTCCCAAAGACAGTCTTCTGAGCCAGTAGAGTGCACAAAATACTACACTGACCAGATTGATTATTTTGTGCGCTACATGTTTGCCCTTGAAAAGGAAGCTGTTTTAGCTTGGTCTAAATATTTAATGGTCACTGGAAAGTCAGAGAACATTGATTTTGTTGAGAAGGTTTTTAAGGACTATGTTTCACAGCAGTGGAGACTCTTCAATAAAAATGGATGTGGCCCTCTGAAGGCTGCAGATCTTCAGAACAACCATTGTAAGGAGCAGTACCACAGCACAGCCCAGCAGCAGGTCAAAATTAAATGTAGTGGATTATTGAAGCCCTTCCCCGAGTCTGTGGGGTGTTCTGGAGGACAGTGGAGTGCTTTACCCGTGTGCTACTCTGAGCAGGTAAACGGACGAGTTGAGTGCAAATCTGAAGGTGGAGTCACTGTCTGTAAGGCCACATGCTCGCCTGGCTGGGGCTCCGCCACACACCCTCTGCCTGCTGAGTATAAATGCCCAAAACCACCCTGTCCATCCTTCACACCTCACACGTGTAACAATTGCACACAGAACAGTGTGTGTAAGGACCATGAGGTCTGCACTGGCTCCTTTGGGACATGTCTTGACACATGCCTGGTTAAACCCTGTGGAGTAAACGCCAAATGCTCATCCTCCAATCATGACAGGACCTGCACTTGTGTGAGCCCGTGGAAAGGAGACCCATACCAGGGCTGCAGGAGTCAGGACCTCCAGTGGGTTCAGACCGGAGGGGTGCTCAGCAGTATGTAAACTCTTTCACTTTACATATACTCTCATCAGATCAGAGGCTGATCCTCTCAAAGCATTAGGCTTAATTAACCCAtaaatcattgtgatttacagATGCTGTTCGTTCTAATGCCCAACTTGCTGTGTGCAAAGCCATTGGACCTGACAGCGGGTGGCACAGTGGTTTTGTAAACGATCAATGCTGTAATTATGAATATGATGGAAGAAAGCATCAGGCCAATAGCTATGAGGTACATCAGTGCAGTACTGTGAAGGAGCTGAACTAGGATTGTAATCTAAGATAGTTCTGATTTCTCTAGCCTTCCTCTTGATGTGTTTGTCAGAACACAGGAGTGGATCAGGCGGTCAACTTCAATCAAAGGGGTTTATTTAACACTGAAGATatattcaagtgtgtgtgtggttcaataaaacagaaataaaga is part of the Carassius gibelio isolate Cgi1373 ecotype wild population from Czech Republic chromosome A4, carGib1.2-hapl.c, whole genome shotgun sequence genome and harbors:
- the LOC127969213 gene encoding SE-cephalotoxin-like, which codes for MNCNDGECKPIKDTTQLFCECHKMYRGPACIIDYPALESKINGMIYKPVPDLTTVYCSVKELKDYTQEIVESVQHDTQWTQIVVKYSNVIHKFRNISTLHAQLKNGTITQRHYLSEVGAQFTEENSFQFHLTDFHHMMMGTGEENNILDVFRKSLVQDSQRQSSEPVECTKYYTDQIDYFVRYMFALEKEAVLAWSKYLMVTGKSENIDFVEKVFKDYVSQQWRLFNKNGCGPLKAADLQNNHCKEQYHSTAQQQVKIKCSGLLKPFPESVGCSGGQWSALPVCYSEQVNGRVECKSEGGVTVCKATCSPGWGSATHPLPAEYKCPKPPCPSFTPHTCNNCTQNSVCKDHEVCTGSFGTCLDTCLVKPCGVNAKCSSSNHDRTCTCVSPWKGDPYQGCRSQDLQWVQTGGVLSNAVRSNAQLAVCKAIGPDSGWHSGFVNDQCCNYEYDGRKHQANSYEVLVDPCGGSGWKWMEGEQRNMVSYDESKRFPGVEYYVCSGKSDGLVGKLFKTRQGFMCHIAKDNTRDGSFYALVPQPCI